A genomic region of Leptospira mtsangambouensis contains the following coding sequences:
- the rpmE gene encoding 50S ribosomal protein L31, producing the protein MKTDIHPKYVSAKIKCACGTVIDTRSTAGDISVEICSNCHPFFTGKSKLVDTTGRVDKFKKKYKMK; encoded by the coding sequence ATGAAAACTGACATACATCCAAAATACGTTTCTGCAAAAATCAAATGCGCTTGTGGTACAGTGATCGATACAAGATCCACTGCTGGGGATATCAGCGTGGAAATTTGTTCCAACTGCCACCCATTCTTTACCGGAAAATCCAAACTAGTGGATACAACTGGTCGAGTAGACAAGTTCAAGAAAAAATACAAAATGAAGTAA
- a CDS encoding glycosyl transferase encodes MKLYFYISGHGFGHISRSGNIIKRLLEEEFIEEIHLVSTRISFLDFSHPKLKTRNLKLDVGVSQKNSLSIDLQTTKDELIDFEKKKTQLLKEETEYCKKNKIGLILTDSSSFPITIALETGIPSMFIGNFTWDFIYQNYAKDDSYFGVLSEQLQVEYGFVTEALVLPFSCPMPPFLESSNIGLVGRKPNLSKLQGRQKFGLKDDITYILLSFGAYGLEGTKLQTENLSKSIQLVAYGVPGIQSEGILVPSVSHYPDLVAAVDYVCTKPGYGILAECYYAKTPILYTDRGDFSEYIHLVNALDLYFRSAYIDLSRIISCQFEEVLTLINTIDSMTPKLELKTNGEEDVVSHLLEYN; translated from the coding sequence ATGAAACTTTATTTTTATATTTCAGGCCATGGGTTTGGCCATATCAGTCGTTCCGGAAATATCATAAAACGCCTCCTAGAAGAAGAATTCATTGAAGAAATTCATTTAGTCAGCACAAGAATCTCCTTTTTGGATTTTTCCCATCCAAAATTAAAAACTCGGAATCTAAAACTTGATGTAGGAGTTTCACAAAAAAACTCACTCTCCATTGATTTACAAACCACCAAAGATGAGCTGATCGATTTTGAAAAAAAGAAAACACAACTCCTAAAAGAAGAAACGGAATACTGCAAAAAAAACAAAATCGGATTAATCCTAACCGATAGTTCTTCGTTTCCCATTACCATTGCTCTGGAAACAGGAATCCCCAGTATGTTTATTGGGAACTTCACCTGGGATTTTATTTATCAAAATTACGCAAAAGACGATTCGTATTTTGGTGTTCTTAGCGAACAACTCCAAGTGGAATACGGATTTGTTACAGAAGCTTTGGTTTTACCGTTTTCTTGTCCTATGCCACCGTTTTTAGAATCGTCTAACATTGGTCTCGTGGGGAGAAAACCAAATCTTTCAAAATTGCAGGGCCGACAAAAGTTTGGTTTGAAAGATGATATCACTTATATCCTTTTATCCTTTGGGGCTTATGGTCTCGAAGGAACCAAACTACAAACTGAAAATCTATCCAAGTCCATCCAACTCGTTGCTTATGGAGTTCCCGGAATCCAATCGGAAGGAATTTTAGTTCCATCCGTCTCACATTATCCAGACCTTGTGGCAGCAGTCGATTATGTATGCACCAAACCAGGGTATGGAATTTTAGCAGAATGTTATTATGCCAAAACTCCGATTCTTTATACCGATCGTGGCGATTTTAGCGAATACATCCACTTGGTAAATGCATTAGATTTATACTTTCGATCCGCTTATATTGACCTTTCTCGAATAATTTCTTGTCAATTTGAAGAAGTGCTGACTCTAATTAATACAATCGACTCCATGACTCCAAAGTTAGAATTAAAAACTAATGGAGAAGAGGATGTTGTTTCACACTTATTAGAATACAATTAA
- the rho gene encoding transcription termination factor Rho, with protein sequence MASRKQEEIQVNPPEEPTEYTNGIMDQEDGSEPPKQFKKKKNRYEGPIPPPLDLVELKKKNINELADLAKGLGVENTHGLKKQNLMFALLQAQTEKDGQVHAAGVMERLPDGYGFLRSPDYNYVPGPDDIYVSPSQIKLFGLRTGDTVTGLIRPPKEAERFFAMLRVESINGFPVEVAQKRNLFDNLTPLYPNERINMEFDPSHLDTRVIDLMCPIGKGQRALIVAPPRTGKTVLMQSIANAITRNHPEIFLIVLLIDERPEEVTDMARHVKGEVVSSTFDEPAQRHVQVAEMVIEKAKRLVEHGKDVVILLDSITRLARAYNQVVPTSGKILSGGVDSNALHKPKRFFGAARNIEEGGSLTIIATALIDTGSRMDEVIFEEFKGTGNMEIHLDRKLADKRIFPAIDINRSGTRKEELLLPQDTLTRVFILRKVLSPMSITESMELLIEKMRGAKTNDQFLASMNTN encoded by the coding sequence ATGGCATCACGCAAACAAGAAGAAATCCAAGTTAACCCTCCTGAAGAACCAACTGAATATACTAACGGCATCATGGACCAAGAAGATGGTTCCGAACCTCCGAAACAATTTAAGAAGAAAAAGAACCGATACGAAGGTCCAATTCCTCCTCCTCTCGATTTAGTCGAACTCAAGAAAAAAAATATCAACGAACTGGCTGATCTTGCCAAAGGTTTGGGTGTTGAAAACACTCATGGTTTGAAAAAACAAAACTTGATGTTTGCTCTTCTCCAAGCACAAACCGAAAAAGACGGACAAGTGCATGCAGCAGGCGTAATGGAAAGACTTCCTGATGGGTATGGGTTCCTTCGTTCACCTGACTACAATTATGTGCCAGGTCCAGATGATATTTATGTTTCTCCTTCCCAAATCAAATTGTTTGGCCTTCGCACAGGAGATACTGTCACTGGTCTGATTCGACCACCGAAAGAAGCGGAACGATTTTTTGCCATGTTACGTGTGGAATCCATCAACGGTTTCCCTGTGGAAGTGGCCCAAAAAAGAAATTTATTTGATAACCTAACACCTCTTTATCCCAACGAAAGAATCAATATGGAGTTTGATCCAAGTCATTTGGACACTCGTGTGATTGACCTTATGTGTCCGATTGGAAAAGGGCAAAGAGCTCTTATCGTTGCCCCTCCAAGAACTGGTAAAACAGTTCTTATGCAATCCATTGCCAATGCGATTACAAGAAATCACCCAGAAATTTTTCTTATTGTTCTCCTAATTGATGAACGTCCTGAAGAAGTAACAGACATGGCTCGCCATGTAAAAGGGGAAGTGGTAAGTTCAACATTTGATGAACCAGCACAACGCCACGTCCAAGTGGCAGAGATGGTCATTGAAAAAGCAAAACGACTTGTGGAACATGGAAAGGATGTGGTCATCCTACTCGACTCCATCACAAGACTTGCCCGTGCTTACAACCAAGTGGTTCCTACTTCGGGAAAAATCCTTTCCGGTGGTGTGGACTCCAATGCCCTTCACAAACCAAAACGTTTTTTTGGAGCAGCAAGGAATATCGAAGAGGGTGGGTCACTCACCATCATCGCCACTGCCCTTATTGACACTGGTTCCCGAATGGACGAGGTGATTTTTGAGGAATTTAAGGGAACGGGAAATATGGAAATCCATTTGGACCGTAAACTTGCAGACAAACGAATTTTCCCTGCCATTGACATCAACCGTTCCGGCACAAGAAAAGAGGAACTCCTACTTCCGCAAGATACCCTCACTCGAGTCTTTATCCTTCGAAAAGTACTTTCTCCTATGAGTATCACCGAAAGTATGGAACTATTGATTGAAAAAATGCGTGGCGCAAAGACGAACGACCAATTCCTCGCCAGCATGAATACGAACTAA
- a CDS encoding class I SAM-dependent methyltransferase, whose protein sequence is MTKSYELLDSGDLSKLEIVGGYKLLRSSPTSAYGKENPGIWNDLHAQYIKNDSGAGHWNFQKKIPESFTIEFSNLTFKIKLTPFGHIGLFPEQETNWDRIREIGKKKQGLEVLNLFAYSGGSTLACLDAGMSVCHVDASKGMVDWARENAKLSGLDSKPVRWIVDDVLKFIRREIKRGKKYQGLILDPPSFGRGSKGEVWKIEENLSELMDALMELSDSKPEFVILSCHSQGFSPLTLERILSSRIKTKGNYQTSELFIPEKSGKKYPAGFCTFFSK, encoded by the coding sequence ATGACAAAAAGTTACGAGCTCCTGGATTCCGGTGACTTATCCAAATTAGAAATCGTGGGTGGTTACAAACTCCTACGTTCCTCCCCTACTTCGGCTTATGGAAAAGAAAACCCTGGAATTTGGAACGATCTCCATGCGCAGTACATTAAAAATGATTCTGGTGCCGGACATTGGAATTTCCAAAAGAAAATTCCCGAAAGTTTCACCATCGAATTTTCGAATCTAACATTCAAAATCAAACTCACACCTTTTGGCCACATCGGCCTTTTCCCAGAACAAGAAACCAATTGGGACCGCATCAGAGAGATTGGCAAAAAGAAACAAGGCCTCGAAGTTTTAAACCTATTTGCCTATTCGGGAGGATCCACCCTCGCTTGTCTTGATGCAGGTATGAGTGTTTGCCATGTCGACGCCTCCAAAGGAATGGTGGACTGGGCAAGGGAAAACGCAAAACTCTCAGGTCTCGATTCCAAACCAGTCAGGTGGATTGTGGACGATGTTTTGAAATTCATACGTCGTGAAATCAAACGGGGAAAAAAATACCAAGGCCTTATCCTTGACCCTCCGAGTTTTGGTCGTGGGTCCAAAGGAGAGGTTTGGAAAATTGAAGAAAACTTAAGTGAACTCATGGATGCTCTGATGGAACTCTCCGATTCCAAACCAGAATTTGTCATCCTCAGTTGCCATAGCCAAGGGTTTAGTCCTTTGACCTTAGAAAGAATTTTATCTTCTAGAATCAAAACCAAAGGGAATTACCAAACCTCCGAATTATTCATTCCAGAAAAATCAGGAAAAAAATACCCAGCTGGATTTTGTACTTTCTTCTCTAAATAA
- a CDS encoding LA_1326/LA_4305 family lipoprotein: MKLFQIFSLIILSILLHSCASGVKSRNLLFRSNEFAIYTVNRDKINLKSESSVPKTLAHPLEISEDKILDLLGNIKFREESSYGDVNQYIFEEKEIKEFAMDLADGLQKLKSDQILLVISKYNPVKSVVSHYSRTGFYIWSSDTSIEILFGELQKEITYDEQGNYYDWSNIPDIPFEHFPTSTYVLQGQGFSFKKVSGFRNKHWLVFDKADLTKLKFEKRKKTTVPEVINSVDADLKPEKRISRDEEDGIINGD, from the coding sequence ATGAAACTTTTCCAAATATTTTCCCTTATCATTTTATCAATCCTTTTGCATTCATGTGCCTCAGGTGTAAAGTCTCGTAACCTTCTGTTCCGTAGTAATGAATTTGCAATTTATACAGTCAATCGAGACAAAATTAATTTAAAATCTGAATCTTCTGTTCCTAAAACCTTGGCCCATCCTTTAGAAATTTCCGAAGATAAAATTTTGGATTTACTGGGGAATATTAAATTCCGTGAAGAAAGTTCTTACGGAGATGTAAACCAGTACATCTTTGAAGAAAAAGAAATCAAAGAATTCGCCATGGATCTTGCAGATGGTTTGCAAAAATTAAAATCAGACCAAATCCTACTCGTTATCTCTAAATACAATCCTGTGAAATCGGTGGTTTCTCATTATTCTCGAACTGGATTTTATATTTGGTCATCTGATACTTCCATTGAGATTTTATTTGGGGAACTTCAAAAAGAAATCACCTATGATGAACAAGGGAATTATTATGATTGGTCCAATATCCCTGATATTCCGTTTGAACACTTCCCAACATCGACATATGTTTTACAAGGACAAGGTTTTTCTTTTAAAAAGGTTTCTGGGTTTCGCAACAAACACTGGTTAGTTTTTGATAAAGCTGATTTGACCAAATTAAAATTTGAAAAACGGAAAAAAACTACAGTTCCGGAAGTAATAAACTCTGTGGATGCAGATCTTAAACCTGAAAAAAGAATTTCTCGTGATGAAGAAGATGGAATCATCAACGGAGATTAA
- a CDS encoding STAS domain-containing protein encodes MENSREFYQEFEKAIDSQNFGKLTMDFHSVKFLDSSGIGAVIKASSALHNRGVEIFVTNLNKNLNSVFRLSGLNHILSILTLDEYLSKFPEFQKTLEA; translated from the coding sequence ATGGAAAACTCGCGCGAGTTTTACCAAGAATTTGAGAAGGCAATCGACAGTCAGAATTTTGGAAAACTGACTATGGATTTCCACTCAGTAAAGTTTTTGGATTCGAGTGGGATCGGTGCGGTGATCAAGGCATCATCTGCGCTACACAACCGCGGGGTTGAAATCTTTGTCACCAATTTGAATAAAAACCTAAACTCCGTTTTTCGCCTTTCTGGGCTCAATCATATTCTTTCTATTTTAACTTTAGATGAATACCTTTCTAAATTTCCAGAGTTTCAAAAAACTCTAGAGGCATAA
- a CDS encoding pentapeptide repeat-containing protein produces the protein MAVMDFARYKEINDQRMNYREMDDATVVSYYRNTGCGDGYRIYLKLDENQVVEDASYTTTGCGFGIVALAMATEYAKGKSLTELKSLTPETLETLFEFPERRKNYPESAVAALKKAVEDYESGQGVPKENRITKSQTMELLHNQGHLREAKLSSVMLEKEKLDGVDFSGADLHNAFLQNSSFVGANFEGANLKASFFNGADLRNANFRGADLRFAKLASAKIEGADFTDAIYDIGTRVDHSQMYIFDVMKKAGKDLYVKKEDGE, from the coding sequence ATGGCAGTAATGGACTTTGCTCGCTACAAAGAAATCAACGACCAAAGGATGAATTACCGTGAGATGGATGACGCGACTGTCGTCTCCTATTACCGCAACACAGGTTGCGGAGACGGATACCGAATTTATTTAAAGTTAGACGAAAATCAAGTTGTGGAAGACGCAAGTTACACCACAACAGGTTGTGGGTTTGGGATTGTTGCGCTCGCGATGGCAACTGAGTATGCAAAAGGCAAATCTTTAACTGAACTCAAAAGCCTAACTCCTGAAACCTTAGAAACCCTTTTCGAATTTCCAGAAAGAAGAAAAAACTACCCTGAGTCTGCAGTTGCTGCTCTTAAAAAAGCAGTTGAAGATTATGAGTCAGGACAAGGTGTTCCCAAAGAAAACCGAATCACAAAATCGCAAACCATGGAACTCCTCCACAACCAAGGCCACCTTCGGGAAGCCAAGTTATCCAGTGTTATGTTGGAAAAAGAGAAGTTAGATGGAGTGGATTTTAGCGGAGCTGATCTTCACAATGCCTTCTTACAAAACTCTAGTTTCGTGGGCGCTAACTTCGAAGGTGCCAACCTGAAAGCTTCTTTTTTTAATGGAGCGGATCTAAGAAACGCAAACTTCCGTGGTGCGGATCTCCGATTTGCCAAACTTGCCTCTGCCAAAATTGAAGGTGCTGATTTTACTGACGCCATTTATGATATTGGAACACGAGTGGATCATAGCCAAATGTACATCTTTGATGTCATGAAAAAAGCAGGTAAGGATCTCTATGTGAAAAAAGAGGATGGGGAATGA
- a CDS encoding TrmH family RNA methyltransferase → MQNRRQYITSFSNPKVKWVAGLKEKRNRDDEKKFFIEGYREIKKAITSNPSSPIPCLPVNITSLFISPECFLGENEEALIQSVHCPIFELPRKIFEKISYRDRPDGLIAVAETPDAHVPWDKIKKIETNPILIIEGVEKPGNLGTILRTAEGAGVGLVIVTDPRIDLFNPNVVRASTGTIFTLPVYIGDLKEVLTQFQSKGYKRYAVTPEGKTLYTSINMKEKSVFLFGSEQYGLSADAKKLSDDTLHLPMLGEADSLNLAMSCGIVLYESIRQRNK, encoded by the coding sequence ATGCAAAACAGAAGACAATACATTACTAGTTTTTCCAATCCCAAGGTCAAATGGGTTGCTGGACTCAAAGAAAAAAGAAATCGGGATGATGAAAAAAAGTTTTTCATCGAAGGGTATCGTGAAATCAAAAAAGCCATCACGAGTAATCCAAGTTCACCTATTCCTTGTTTACCGGTGAATATCACAAGTTTATTCATTTCCCCTGAATGTTTTTTAGGTGAAAATGAAGAGGCCCTCATCCAGTCTGTCCATTGTCCTATCTTTGAACTCCCTCGTAAAATTTTTGAAAAAATTTCTTACAGAGATCGACCTGACGGCCTTATCGCTGTTGCCGAAACTCCAGATGCCCATGTCCCTTGGGACAAAATCAAAAAAATTGAAACCAATCCCATTCTCATCATTGAAGGGGTGGAAAAACCGGGGAACCTCGGGACTATCCTCAGGACCGCTGAAGGTGCGGGTGTTGGCCTTGTGATTGTCACCGACCCAAGGATTGATCTTTTTAATCCGAATGTGGTACGTGCAAGTACCGGAACTATTTTTACTTTGCCTGTTTATATTGGTGATTTAAAAGAGGTTCTTACACAATTTCAATCAAAAGGTTACAAACGTTATGCGGTCACTCCAGAAGGAAAAACTCTTTATACCTCTATCAATATGAAAGAAAAATCAGTTTTTCTTTTTGGAAGTGAACAGTATGGACTGAGTGCTGATGCAAAAAAACTTTCCGATGATACACTCCACTTGCCAATGCTTGGGGAAGCGGACTCATTAAACTTGGCCATGTCTTGTGGAATCGTTTTGTATGAATCCATAAGACAAAGAAACAAATGA
- a CDS encoding DUF342 domain-containing protein, translating into MPGPDSYTDRILQDLEASENGYFQIENSGGKAVLKITKPGAKGKKVDYKDVLARVQLFGVEGFNQEQIKKIVALAENKPVEIGTWSKGDPISSYADITISEDHMEAKMVLHPPKHGGALLTEYQLREQIASVGISVGIIDVVIQNQIKNPNFFVPYTIAKGFAPIPGKDGEIKIYFRSDNKPQLEEDEHGRIDYKNIGVIQSVKPGDLIAERIPPKKGEFGKTVNGTLIPYQEEKSVDWHLGPNVELKEDKLYAKIAGRPVLSAAWEIKVDEVIQLEAVDYSTGNIDFPGTIIVEEKIGDGFSLTTNGSIIIRNSVGKAFLKAKGDIVLSGGFMGRGEGYIESEGNIYAKFVEQGKLTAQGSIFVEEAVMHSEISAKDFIRVLGGRGEVMGGTIIAGNSLTCSKLGAVVETKTKVAIGTPPELLDELNRMKKEITDKEITLHKVQLALTKLVEKSQKKELNKEEKETITKLKDANEKFTKVLETESKQFETALGSYEPNPDAFVDVEREVFPGVDLSFGAGKNYRLGINSLVGKTHFYLGTDGSIQTERTVIRKED; encoded by the coding sequence ATGCCTGGCCCAGACTCTTATACTGATCGAATCCTCCAAGATTTAGAAGCCTCAGAAAATGGTTATTTCCAAATCGAAAACTCGGGTGGCAAAGCTGTATTAAAAATCACCAAACCCGGGGCCAAAGGTAAAAAAGTCGATTATAAGGATGTTTTGGCCAGGGTTCAACTTTTTGGTGTTGAAGGTTTCAACCAGGAACAAATCAAAAAGATAGTTGCCCTTGCTGAAAACAAACCAGTAGAAATTGGAACTTGGTCGAAGGGAGATCCCATCAGTTCTTATGCTGACATCACAATCTCCGAAGATCATATGGAAGCCAAAATGGTCCTCCACCCACCAAAACATGGAGGAGCACTTCTCACCGAATACCAGTTACGTGAACAAATTGCTTCAGTCGGAATTTCAGTCGGGATCATCGATGTTGTCATCCAAAACCAAATCAAAAACCCAAACTTTTTTGTCCCTTATACCATCGCCAAGGGTTTCGCACCAATACCAGGCAAAGATGGAGAAATCAAAATTTACTTTCGTTCGGACAACAAACCTCAGTTAGAAGAAGACGAACATGGTCGAATTGATTATAAAAATATTGGAGTCATTCAATCCGTAAAACCCGGTGACCTGATTGCAGAAAGGATTCCACCAAAAAAAGGTGAATTTGGAAAAACCGTCAATGGAACCCTCATCCCCTACCAGGAAGAAAAATCGGTGGATTGGCATCTTGGTCCCAACGTCGAATTAAAAGAGGACAAACTGTACGCGAAAATCGCTGGTCGACCTGTTTTATCTGCTGCTTGGGAAATCAAAGTCGATGAAGTAATCCAATTAGAAGCTGTCGATTATTCTACTGGAAATATAGATTTTCCAGGAACTATCATCGTGGAAGAAAAAATTGGAGATGGGTTTTCTCTTACCACAAATGGAAGCATCATCATTCGTAATTCCGTAGGAAAAGCCTTTCTCAAAGCCAAAGGAGACATTGTTCTTTCCGGCGGATTTATGGGACGCGGAGAAGGTTATATCGAATCCGAAGGAAATATCTACGCTAAATTTGTCGAACAAGGAAAACTCACTGCCCAAGGAAGTATCTTTGTGGAAGAAGCAGTGATGCATTCAGAAATATCTGCCAAAGATTTCATTCGTGTATTAGGAGGAAGAGGAGAAGTGATGGGTGGAACAATCATTGCTGGAAACTCCCTTACCTGCTCCAAACTCGGTGCCGTAGTAGAAACAAAAACCAAAGTTGCCATTGGAACACCTCCAGAGTTACTGGATGAGCTCAACCGAATGAAAAAAGAAATCACAGATAAAGAAATCACTCTTCATAAGGTCCAACTCGCACTCACAAAACTTGTTGAAAAAAGCCAAAAAAAAGAACTGAACAAGGAAGAAAAAGAAACCATCACTAAACTAAAAGATGCGAATGAAAAGTTTACCAAAGTTTTAGAAACAGAATCCAAACAGTTTGAAACTGCACTTGGTTCTTATGAACCAAATCCGGATGCCTTTGTAGATGTGGAAAGAGAAGTGTTTCCTGGTGTGGATTTAAGTTTCGGAGCAGGAAAAAACTACCGTTTGGGCATCAATTCGCTCGTTGGGAAAACACATTTTTATTTAGGAACTGACGGAAGCATTCAAACAGAACGAACCGTCATCAGAAAAGAAGACTAA